The sequence below is a genomic window from Cloacibacillus sp..
CCCCCATTGCCCAATATTCCCCACTGCTGCCTCCCGTAGGAGTTTGGACCGTATCTCAGTTCCAATGTGGCCGTTCGACCTCTCAGTCCGGCTATCCGTCTTCGCCTTGGTGGGCCGTTACCTCACCAACTAGCTGATAGAACGCGAGTCTCTCCCTGACCGGATTGCTCCTTTTATCTCTCGACTTATGGGGTATTAGCAGCCGTTTCCAACTGTTGTCCCCCTGTCTGGGACAAGTCCTCACGCGTTACTCACCCGTCCGCCACTAAAAACCAAATCAGCAAGCTTTCATTGATTTTCCGTTCGACTTGCATGTGTTAAGCACGCCGCCAGCGTTCGTCCTGAGCCAGGATCAAACTCTCCGTTTGATTTCTGGCATTCTCGCTGACTTGAAATTGACTTGGTTATAAGCTAATTTCTATTTCTTATGCACTGTATTCTATTGACATGGTTCGTGCCGCCGTTTTTATTTCGTGGTGCCTCGTATCGGCGACAGGAGGTAGTATATAATAGATTAGTAAAAAATGCAACCCCCTTTACCGGCTCAATTTTGAAAAAACTCAAAGTCGGAGGCGCGCCGAAAAGTGGTATAATGTATCTATATGTACGATGAATTTCGGAGGTTTAAAATAATGTCTAAAACATCTAAAAGCGACATGGATTTTTCTTTGGAGAATAAATCTCCCAAGAAGAAACGCTCCGTGCTCACTTCACTCATAGCTTCGGCCGCCTTTTTCTGCGTGGTCATAGGCGCGGTGATAGCTGTGGCTATGATATTCTTCCTAAAGGATATTACGGCGGCGCTCCCCTCTTCGCAGGAGATTTTGGATCACGAACCGAGCCTAGCCACTACTATTTACGACAGAAAAGGGCGCGTCGTCACTCAACTGTTTCAGGAAAACAGAACATGGGTGAAGCTGAGCGCCATCTCTCCGTGGATGGTGAAGGCGATACTCGCGGCTGAGGACGATTCTTTCTACGAACATTCAGGGATAAGGCCGATCGCCATTGTACGCGCCGGCATTGTGGACTTTTTCCACCGCGGAGCCAAGCAGGGAGCGAGCACGATCACGCAGCAGCTTGCGCGAAATCTTTTCCTTACAAAGGAAAAGACTATGATACGAAAGGCGAAGGAGGCGGTGCTTGCGCTTCGGCTGGAACGTATCTATACGAAGGATCAGCTTCTTGAAATGTACCTGAATACGATATATATGGGACACGGCGCCTATGGAATAGAGGCGGCGGCAAAGTCCTATTTCGGAAAGGCTCCCAAGAATCTCGGCATCGACGAGTCGGCTATACTTGCTGGGCTGGTCGCGGCGCCTGAGAAGTATTCGCCGTTTAAGAACGAAAAGAGCTCGCAGACGAGGAAGGCCTATGTCATGGGACGCATGCTCGACCTCGACTGGATATCTAAAGATGATTACGACAGGTATATCGATACGAAGCCGCCTCTTAACGCGCGCACGCGGAGGCGCAGCTCTCTCACTATCGGCGAGGCGCCCTATTTCGTATCTTATATACTCTTTAAGCAGCTTCTTCCAAACTACGGAACGGAGAAAATTTACCGCGGCGGTCTGCGCGTCAACACGACGATAGACATCGACCTTCAAAAAAAGGCTGAACAGATAGTGTCAAGGATGGGGCACGAAGGCGCGCTTATCGCGCTTGACCCTAACACCGGCGAGATCCTTGCTATGGTCGGCGGACGCGATTTTGACAAGAGCAAGTTCAACCGCGCTACGCAGGCCTACCGCCAGCCAGGTTCGGCCTTTAAGCCGTTCGTTTACGCGGCGGCGCTCGAACAGGGCTACCGCGGCGTAGACCACGTGCTGGACGCTCCGCTGAACTTTGCGAACGGCTGGTCGCCGGGCAACTATTCGTCAAATAAATTTGACGGCGAGGTGACGCTCATCACGGCAATCGCAAAATCTATCAATACCGCCGCCGTCCGCCTTGCGCAGATATGCGGCGTTGGTTCGATTACGGACCTTGCGCGAAGAATGGGCATCAGTACGCCGTACATCCCGGACGACCTTTCGATGGCGCTCGGCACGGCGAGCGTCACTCCGCTTGAAATGAGCGTCGCCTATTCCGCTTTCGCCAACAACGGCTATAAGGTGGAGCCGTTCGCGGTGAAGGAGATATTGTCGCGCGGCGGCGAGTCTCTTGAACAGAACGGCCCAAAGATATCAAACGCTATCTCATCCACCACGG
It includes:
- a CDS encoding PBP1A family penicillin-binding protein, which encodes MSKTSKSDMDFSLENKSPKKKRSVLTSLIASAAFFCVVIGAVIAVAMIFFLKDITAALPSSQEILDHEPSLATTIYDRKGRVVTQLFQENRTWVKLSAISPWMVKAILAAEDDSFYEHSGIRPIAIVRAGIVDFFHRGAKQGASTITQQLARNLFLTKEKTMIRKAKEAVLALRLERIYTKDQLLEMYLNTIYMGHGAYGIEAAAKSYFGKAPKNLGIDESAILAGLVAAPEKYSPFKNEKSSQTRKAYVMGRMLDLDWISKDDYDRYIDTKPPLNARTRRRSSLTIGEAPYFVSYILFKQLLPNYGTEKIYRGGLRVNTTIDIDLQKKAEQIVSRMGHEGALIALDPNTGEILAMVGGRDFDKSKFNRATQAYRQPGSAFKPFVYAAALEQGYRGVDHVLDAPLNFANGWSPGNYSSNKFDGEVTLITAIAKSINTAAVRLAQICGVGSITDLARRMGISTPYIPDDLSMALGTASVTPLEMSVAYSAFANNGYKVEPFAVKEILSRGGESLEQNGPKISNAISSTTAVTMRSMLEQVTGWGTGSRAKLPNYETFGKTGTTNDWTDAWFAGGIPGLVVVVYVGNDNHKPLGGRATGTIAALPVWREFVDYAVTKLNLPSTFSIPDDAEVEAVSVCKKTGFLAAQGCPSTTLLLPVGHAPTAACPFHGGALSAAKSDENAPQFLLAPIDDDMTSRRYAMRAEGEGEAAAPAASSDTGETVTPAAPSEEIPVQQKKPTPKEQVKLPSSTPSAPYKNDHSQQSEMDKKYDELLKKYKIIE